One window of Branchiostoma lanceolatum isolate klBraLanc5 chromosome 8, klBraLanc5.hap2, whole genome shotgun sequence genomic DNA carries:
- the LOC136439635 gene encoding adenylosuccinate lyase-like, whose translation MAAGESMMADPELCKYRSPLTSRYASEEMAYNFSDMKKFTTWRKLWLWLAKAQKTLGLDITDEQIQEMETNLTNIDFDQAAIEEKRRRHDVMAHVHTFAICCPKAAPIIHLGATSCYVGDNTDLIVMRDAFEIIMPKLARCIQRLSGFAEQYRSQPCLGFTHYQPAQLTTVGKRACLWLQDLCMDLRNMDRGRNELRFRGVKGTTGTQASFLELFEGNHDKVELLDRMVMEMAGFKKTYLVTGQTYSRKVDFEVLQVLSGLGASVHKICTDIRLLANMKEVEEPFERDQIGSSAMPYKRNPMRSERCCSLARHLMTLCMDPLQTAAVQWFERTLDDSANRRICLPEAFLTADILLSTLQNICEGLVVYPKVIERHIKQELPFMASENIIMAMVKAGANRQECHEQIRVLSHQAGSVVKQEGGDNDLIQRIRSTPYFSPVHSQLEHLLDPRTFVGRAPEQVEKFLEEEVKPLLKPFSHQMSEISSLEL comes from the exons ATGGCGGCAGGTGAAAGCATGATGGCAGATCCAGAACTGTGCAAATATCGCTCGCCTTTGACGTCCAGGTACGCCAGCGAGGAGATGGCGTACAACTTTAGCGACATGAAGAAGTTCACCACGTGGAGAAAACTGTGGTTGTGGCTGGCAAAGGCCCAGAAG ACTCTAGGTCTGGAcatcacagatgaacaaatCCAGGAGATGGAGACAAACTTGACCAACATCGATTTTGACCAGGCGGCCATCGAGGAGAAGAGGCGTCGCCATGACGTCATGGCTCATGTGCACACCTTCGCTATCTGTTGTCCCAAGGCCGCTCCCATCATTCACCTGGGCGCAACATCGTGTTACGTGGGAGACAACACA GATCTAATTGTGATGAGAGATGCCTTTGAGATTATTATGCCAAAG CTGGCCCGCTGTATCCAGCGCTTGTCAGGGTTTGCAGAGCAGTACAGGAGTCAACCCTGCCTGGGGTTCACCCACTACCA ACCAGCCCAGCTGACCACAGTAGGAAAGCGAGCCTGTCTGTGGTTACAGGACCTGTGTATGGACCTGCGGAACATGGACCGGGGACGGAATGAGCTCAGGTTCAGGGGAGTCAAGGGGACCACCGGCACTCAG GCCAGTTTCTTGGAGCTGTTTGAGGGGAACCATGATAAGGTGGAACTGTTGGACAGGATGGTTATGGAGATGGCTGGCTTTAAGAA AACCTACCTGGTGACAGGCCAGACCTACAGTAGGAAGGTGGACTTTGAGGTGTTACAGGTTCTGAGTGGACTGGGAGCCTCTGTGCACAAG ATCTGTACAGACATCCGTCTGCTGGCCAACATGAAGGAGGTTGAGGAGCCGTTTGAGAGGGATCAGATCGGCTCCAGCGCCATGCCGTACAAGAGGAACCCCATGCGCAGTGAGCGGTGCTGCAGTCTGGCCAGGCACCTCATGACCCTCTGTATGGATCCTCTGCAGACGGCCGCGGTACAGTGGTTTGAGAGGACTCTAGACGACAGTGCCAACAG ACGTATCTGCCTGCCTGAGGCTTTCCTGACAGCTGACATCCTCCTCAGCACACTACAGAATATCTGTGAGGGACTGGTGGTATACCCAAAG GTTATAGAACGTCACATCAAGCAAGAACTTCCCTTCATGGCATCAGAAAACATCATCATGGCCATGGTTAAAGCTGGTGCAAAcagacag GAGTGCCATGAGCAGATCCGTGTGCTGTCCCACCAGGCAGGGTCTGTGGTGAAACAGGAGGGGGGGGACAACGACCTGATCCAGCGCATCAGGAGCACCCCGTACTTCTCACCTGTACACAGCCAGCTGGAACACCTGCTGGACCCCAGGACCTTTGTGGGCAGGGCGCCTGAGCAG GTGGAAAAGTTCCTTGAGGAAGAAGTGAAACCACTCCTTAAGCCATTCTCACACCAGATGAGTGAAATATCAAGCCTGGAACTCTGA